A stretch of Acidobacteriota bacterium DNA encodes these proteins:
- a CDS encoding alpha/beta hydrolase has translation MKLQACAILTICSLAAATQTVGLQVKPDVTGTRKAGEIVLEPASLSTPETGALNFELGTLYVPENRADPKSRIIGVGFARFRALQPTTAPPQFHLPGGPGDSYLRGLKQDNRQLARWIKSINIYRRVGDVVFVDQRGNSERGEILKLKYRTPDQPLDQPTSLARATAAFVEGARAAVAEYEKKGIDLRGYTVKECADDVNDLRRALGYDRITLVGTSFGSQWSFAVMRRHPEVIARALLSGVEPLDYGYDMPSHVFAAVQRMWWEAEKDPRLKPYLPRGGLMTAAREVFRRLDRGAVQVRLSDTVTVTVGREDFQRDFPRGANGPAFLLSLYYERYVAWVLPLTIARRSREVETVLIGPLIDTSLGVTPKREHLLRTDAGTEFLGQWNFDSYLATADIWPTADVGDEFRNEVVCRIPVVFAQGDWDTSTPVENTLNVAHYFLNGRVLIAEHGGHGVLDPIADHLPEVMSVLLEFLKTGNTANVPARVSLPVPKFLAPDFPLPASKPKA, from the coding sequence ATGAAGCTGCAAGCTTGCGCGATACTCACTATCTGTAGCCTGGCAGCGGCGACGCAGACTGTCGGGCTACAGGTCAAACCTGATGTGACCGGCACTCGAAAGGCCGGCGAAATCGTGCTCGAGCCGGCGTCGCTGTCCACACCGGAGACTGGAGCCCTCAATTTCGAGTTAGGCACGCTGTATGTGCCAGAAAACCGCGCCGACCCGAAAAGCCGAATCATAGGCGTCGGGTTCGCGCGATTCCGGGCGCTGCAACCGACGACCGCCCCGCCGCAATTTCATCTGCCCGGCGGCCCGGGCGATTCCTACCTGAGGGGATTGAAACAGGACAACCGGCAACTCGCGCGCTGGATAAAGAGCATCAACATCTATAGGCGCGTCGGCGACGTGGTATTCGTAGACCAGCGAGGCAATAGCGAACGTGGCGAGATCCTGAAGTTGAAGTACCGAACACCAGACCAGCCGCTTGATCAACCAACTAGTCTTGCGCGCGCGACGGCCGCCTTTGTCGAAGGAGCGCGCGCGGCTGTCGCTGAATATGAGAAGAAGGGAATCGACTTGCGCGGATACACGGTCAAAGAATGCGCGGACGATGTCAATGATCTGCGGCGCGCGTTGGGCTACGATCGAATCACGCTCGTAGGGACCAGCTTCGGGTCGCAATGGAGCTTCGCCGTTATGCGCCGCCATCCCGAGGTGATTGCACGCGCGTTGCTCTCGGGGGTGGAACCGCTCGATTACGGCTACGATATGCCGTCGCACGTTTTTGCCGCAGTTCAGCGAATGTGGTGGGAGGCCGAAAAGGACCCGCGACTCAAGCCTTACCTTCCGCGCGGTGGATTGATGACAGCGGCTCGCGAGGTCTTCCGGCGGCTCGATCGCGGCGCGGTTCAGGTGAGACTCTCGGACACGGTCACCGTTACGGTCGGGCGCGAAGATTTCCAGAGGGACTTTCCTCGAGGGGCGAACGGACCGGCCTTTCTGTTGTCATTGTATTACGAACGGTACGTCGCGTGGGTACTCCCGCTGACTATCGCGCGCCGCAGCCGGGAAGTTGAAACTGTGCTGATTGGTCCGTTGATCGACACGAGCCTCGGGGTGACGCCGAAGCGCGAGCATCTGCTCAGGACTGACGCCGGGACGGAGTTCCTGGGGCAATGGAATTTCGACAGCTATCTGGCGACGGCAGACATCTGGCCGACCGCCGACGTGGGCGACGAGTTTCGCAACGAAGTCGTGTGCCGCATCCCGGTCGTCTTCGCGCAGGGCGATTGGGATACTTCTACGCCGGTTGAGAATACCTTGAATGTCGCGCACTACTTTCTGAACGGGCGAGTGCTGATTGCTGAGCACGGTGGACATGGTGTGCTCGATCCAATAGCCGACCACCTCCCGGAGGTCATGTCAGTCCTGTTGGAGTTTCTGAAAACCGGCAACACCGCCAACGTGCCCGCGCGCGTGAGTTTGCCCGTGCCGAAGTTCCTAGCGCCGGACTTCCCGCTGCCCGCATCGAAACCGAAGGCGTGA
- a CDS encoding VOC family protein, which produces MADAPKLFRVVLEVADLDAAVDFYTKLLGIKGRKLRGSRAYFDCGPVILAILDPAPGDIEPSPNVDDVYFSVKDVERVHERASELGCLSTEEVHEERAGDIVKRPWGERSFYVRDPWGNGLCFVDEKTLFTGR; this is translated from the coding sequence ATGGCTGACGCGCCTAAGCTGTTCCGAGTGGTGTTGGAGGTTGCCGACCTCGATGCGGCCGTCGACTTCTATACCAAACTGCTTGGGATCAAGGGAAGGAAGCTGCGTGGTTCGCGAGCTTACTTCGATTGTGGCCCGGTGATCCTGGCGATTCTTGACCCGGCACCCGGCGATATCGAGCCGTCGCCCAACGTCGATGACGTTTACTTCTCGGTGAAGGACGTCGAAAGGGTTCACGAACGTGCGAGCGAGCTAGGATGCCTCTCAACGGAGGAGGTCCACGAAGAACGCGCCGGCGACATCGTCAAACGCCCCTGGGGTGAGCGATCGTTCTACGTTAGGGATCCCTGGGGCAACGGGCTTTGCTTTGTGGATGAGAAGACCTTATTCACCGGCCGTTGA
- a CDS encoding dienelactone hydrolase family protein: MRKAMMIVTVLVLLLASIPALAQSSAAARDQHAEHMAFNAVEQDWAKQRADKSPRHQEWVKVKNGTREVNSFLVFPEVKSKATAIIVIHEIFGMSDWVRSLTDQLAEAGYIAIAPDLLSGMGPKGGGSSEFDRSGIGQAIRDLPADQITADLNAVADYVSKLPASNGKVAVGGFCYGGSQTFRFATNRPSLKAAFVFYGGGPESKEAIAKIKCPVYGFYGGSDSRINATIPKSQELMKEAGKTYEPVTYAGAGHGFMRAGEDPTANEATPEAKAIKEANKKARDEAWVRWKDLLKKL, encoded by the coding sequence ATGAGAAAAGCGATGATGATTGTTACCGTGCTGGTGCTGCTGTTAGCTTCCATTCCGGCACTCGCGCAGAGTTCTGCTGCCGCTCGCGATCAGCACGCGGAGCACATGGCCTTCAACGCGGTTGAGCAGGATTGGGCAAAACAGCGCGCGGATAAATCGCCGCGCCATCAGGAATGGGTGAAGGTCAAGAACGGCACACGCGAAGTGAATTCTTTTCTCGTGTTTCCCGAGGTCAAGAGCAAAGCGACGGCCATCATCGTCATCCACGAAATCTTTGGGATGAGCGATTGGGTGCGCAGCTTGACCGATCAACTTGCGGAAGCCGGTTACATTGCAATTGCTCCCGACTTGCTTTCAGGGATGGGTCCCAAGGGCGGCGGCTCAAGCGAGTTTGATCGCAGCGGCATCGGCCAAGCCATCCGTGACCTGCCAGCCGACCAGATCACTGCCGACCTGAATGCCGTCGCTGACTACGTATCCAAGCTCCCCGCCTCAAACGGCAAAGTCGCGGTCGGCGGATTCTGTTACGGTGGCTCCCAGACCTTTCGGTTTGCGACTAACCGGCCAAGCCTCAAGGCGGCGTTTGTCTTCTATGGCGGCGGGCCGGAGAGCAAAGAGGCGATCGCCAAGATCAAGTGTCCGGTATATGGGTTCTACGGCGGCAGCGATAGTCGCATCAATGCGACGATCCCCAAAAGCCAGGAATTGATGAAGGAAGCGGGCAAAACCTATGAGCCGGTCACCTACGCGGGCGCGGGGCACGGCTTCATGCGTGCCGGCGAAGATCCGACTGCCAACGAGGCGACCCCAGAGGCAAAAGCAATCAAAGAGGCAAACAAGAAGGCTCGCGACGAGGCGTGGGTTCGGTGGAAGGACCTGCTCAAGAAACTCTGA
- a CDS encoding VOC family protein, which yields MTTKVNHIPAGYHTATPYLIAKDAAAAIEFYKKAFGATELERITDESGAVRHGEFKIGDSPFMITDEHPDYPAWQSPLSRGGSPVHIYLYVEDVDAAFKQAISCGAAELLPVQDQFYGDRSGALTDPFGHVWYIATHIEDVSSEEIMRRAAEGKH from the coding sequence ATGACAACCAAAGTCAATCACATTCCGGCAGGCTACCACACCGCGACGCCTTACTTGATAGCGAAGGACGCGGCGGCTGCCATTGAGTTTTACAAGAAAGCCTTCGGCGCGACGGAACTCGAGCGCATTACCGACGAGAGCGGAGCGGTAAGGCACGGCGAGTTCAAGATCGGCGATTCACCATTCATGATCACCGACGAGCACCCGGATTACCCGGCCTGGCAAAGCCCGCTGTCTCGCGGGGGCTCGCCCGTGCACATCTATCTCTACGTCGAGGACGTCGATGCCGCGTTCAAACAGGCGATCTCTTGTGGGGCGGCGGAACTGCTTCCGGTGCAGGACCAGTTCTACGGGGACCGAAGTGGCGCACTGACCGATCCATTCGGCCACGTTTGGTACATCGCAACGCACATCGAAGACGTCTCGTCCGAAGAGATCATGAGGCGTGCAGCGGAAGGCAAGCATTGA
- a CDS encoding sigma-70 family RNA polymerase sigma factor, producing MKVQGTDTAERLAIEAAQKDPARFAELYENNFERVYAYIARRVRDRHEAEDLTSEVFHQALANLPRFEWRGVPFAAWLFKIAANSIIDRSKRVAKESEVPMTLDLPADVSSQQIEDEVEQRARLFKLVDRLPSDQRRVIGMRFAEEKSIREVAQELGRTEGAVKQLQFRALQNLRTWERSRPGRLPGKQTGNTNG from the coding sequence TTGAAGGTTCAAGGAACAGACACGGCGGAGCGGCTTGCGATCGAGGCCGCCCAGAAGGACCCTGCCCGGTTCGCCGAGCTTTACGAGAATAACTTTGAACGCGTGTATGCGTACATCGCGCGGCGCGTCCGCGACCGCCATGAAGCCGAGGACTTGACCTCCGAAGTTTTTCATCAGGCGCTGGCTAATCTTCCGCGCTTTGAATGGCGCGGTGTGCCTTTCGCCGCGTGGCTCTTCAAGATCGCTGCGAATTCGATTATCGATCGCTCGAAACGCGTGGCCAAAGAGAGCGAAGTCCCCATGACCCTCGATCTTCCCGCGGACGTCAGCTCTCAGCAAATTGAAGATGAAGTAGAACAGCGCGCACGGCTCTTCAAACTGGTCGATCGGCTTCCGTCAGATCAGCGACGCGTGATCGGAATGCGCTTCGCCGAAGAAAAGAGTATTCGCGAAGTCGCCCAAGAGCTTGGGCGCACGGAAGGCGCCGTGAAGCAGCTTCAATTCCGCGCGCTGCAAAACCTGCGGACCTGGGAGCGCAGCCGTCCCGGCCGCCTGCCAGGTAAGCAGACAGGTAACACGAATGGCTAA
- a CDS encoding peroxiredoxin produces the protein MLEAGNPFPNFSLPNQDGKTVSLGDFAGKWLVVYFYPKDDTPGCTIQGKSFTATKSDFDAAGINVVGVSQDDVDSHKSFCDKFSFTIDLLADTNAEMLKACGVGQSEYKGTMYWDRTSFVVDPTGIVRKVYEKVNPQGHETVLLGDIKHLKGE, from the coding sequence ATGCTTGAAGCAGGAAACCCGTTTCCGAATTTCTCCCTCCCAAACCAGGACGGCAAGACCGTGAGCCTCGGCGATTTCGCGGGCAAGTGGCTTGTGGTTTATTTCTACCCGAAGGACGATACCCCCGGCTGCACGATTCAAGGCAAGTCCTTCACCGCAACCAAGTCCGATTTCGATGCCGCCGGCATCAACGTCGTCGGCGTCAGCCAGGATGACGTGGACTCGCACAAGAGTTTCTGTGACAAGTTCAGCTTCACGATCGATCTACTCGCCGATACGAACGCCGAGATGCTCAAGGCGTGCGGCGTCGGCCAGTCCGAGTACAAAGGCACGATGTACTGGGACAGGACTTCGTTCGTAGTAGATCCCACCGGAATCGTGCGAAAGGTTTACGAGAAGGTGAATCCGCAAGGGCACGAGACGGTACTGCTCGGCGACATTAAGCACTTGAAGGGCGAGTGA
- a CDS encoding VOC family protein, translating into MTSKPARVPQPAVTPYLTVKGAADAIEYYKKVFGAEETMRLAEPDGRIGHAEIMIGGSPIMMSDEYPDLDALSPQSRGGSTVGIHLYVEDVDEVFSRAVAEGATAARPVKDEFYGDRSCKLVDPFGHVWYVSTRKEDLSAAEVTQRYNDLMKQ; encoded by the coding sequence ATGACAAGCAAACCGGCACGCGTGCCGCAGCCCGCCGTTACTCCCTACTTGACGGTCAAGGGCGCGGCCGACGCGATTGAGTATTACAAGAAGGTGTTTGGAGCTGAGGAAACAATGCGCCTTGCGGAACCTGATGGGAGGATCGGACACGCCGAGATTATGATCGGTGGTTCGCCCATTATGATGTCCGACGAGTACCCTGACCTTGACGCGCTCAGTCCGCAATCGCGCGGAGGCTCGACGGTGGGGATACATCTTTATGTCGAAGACGTCGACGAAGTGTTTTCCCGAGCTGTGGCTGAAGGTGCTACCGCGGCTCGCCCGGTGAAGGATGAGTTCTACGGCGACCGGTCATGCAAATTGGTCGACCCGTTCGGACACGTTTGGTACGTGTCAACGCGCAAGGAAGACTTGTCCGCTGCGGAAGTGACGCAGCGCTATAACGACTTGATGAAGCAATAG
- a CDS encoding VOC family protein, giving the protein MANATLIEQLDEALEAILANPGAPLPPVNASVDALLRVAAELRDLPRADFKARLKADLERRASMRTTAVKPIREGFHTITPYLIVKEAAELIDFVKQAFGAGELYRGTGTAGGIHAEVKIGDSIVMMGGGPALGRASSPTGIHLYVEDADAVYERALQAGGTSMYGPVDQVYGDREAGVKDLSGNHWYIATHKGAGHIPEGLRTVTPFLHPRGADRMIDFLKEAFGAEEESRAQSPDGVIHHATVRIGDSMIEMGEAHGEWQPMATTFFMYVDDVDSVYQRAVAAGGVSQSEPADQPYGDRVAGVSDPFDNVWYIATHIRDAPA; this is encoded by the coding sequence ATGGCTAACGCGACCTTGATAGAACAACTCGATGAAGCGCTGGAGGCGATCCTCGCCAACCCCGGTGCGCCGCTTCCGCCTGTGAACGCGAGTGTCGATGCGCTGCTTCGCGTTGCTGCCGAGTTGCGCGATCTTCCTCGCGCGGACTTCAAAGCTCGTCTTAAGGCTGATCTCGAAAGGAGAGCATCTATGCGAACGACCGCAGTCAAACCGATCCGTGAGGGTTTCCATACGATCACTCCATATCTCATCGTCAAGGAGGCGGCTGAACTGATCGATTTCGTGAAGCAGGCATTCGGCGCCGGCGAACTCTATCGAGGTACGGGAACAGCCGGCGGGATCCACGCCGAGGTGAAGATCGGAGACTCGATTGTCATGATGGGAGGCGGCCCGGCTTTGGGTCGAGCTTCGAGCCCGACTGGAATTCACCTCTACGTCGAGGATGCCGACGCTGTTTATGAGCGCGCGTTGCAAGCGGGCGGTACATCTATGTACGGACCAGTGGATCAGGTCTATGGAGACCGCGAAGCCGGCGTTAAGGACCTGTCGGGCAATCATTGGTACATTGCCACGCACAAAGGAGCCGGGCACATCCCCGAAGGCCTTCGCACAGTGACGCCCTTTTTGCATCCACGCGGCGCAGATCGGATGATTGACTTCCTAAAAGAGGCCTTTGGCGCGGAAGAGGAATCTCGAGCGCAGTCGCCGGACGGTGTCATTCATCACGCGACGGTCAGGATCGGCGACTCAATGATTGAGATGGGTGAAGCCCACGGCGAATGGCAACCGATGGCCACGACGTTTTTCATGTACGTGGACGATGTAGACAGCGTGTACCAGCGCGCGGTTGCGGCGGGCGGTGTTTCGCAAAGCGAGCCGGCCGATCAGCCTTATGGAGACCGCGTAGCGGGCGTATCGGATCCGTTCGACAACGTCTGGTATATTGCCACTCACATAAGGGACGCACCGGCGTAG